From the Hymenobacter yonginensis genome, one window contains:
- a CDS encoding fasciclin domain-containing protein — protein sequence MKRIVPTWFAGLALSAMVLAGCQKNDELDPTIAGVAVTNPDFQILEDAAIRGDVVSILSNKNPGDPQGNFTVFAPTNAGFGRLGLNSASDLLTLQQPFLRSTLLYHVTGGTLSSADLRAGVVSPSALGPNRRIISRGGSLYVNGSRIVATDVRASNGTVHAVDKVLLATGADIVQSAVALKDAQVFTRPELSFLVEAVLYCNLAGALSATPGSAPLTVFAPTDQAFKDLGVALNVPLNVPADIRKLPQATVTAVLLNHVVPGGQFTPELPENSSVTTAGGGRLALGAFSNGTLSVKGANNATPATMVIPDVQCTNGVVHVIDRVLLP from the coding sequence ATGAAAAGAATCGTACCCACCTGGTTTGCCGGCTTAGCCCTGAGCGCCATGGTTTTGGCAGGATGCCAGAAAAACGATGAGCTTGACCCAACCATTGCCGGAGTAGCCGTCACGAATCCTGATTTCCAGATTCTGGAAGACGCGGCAATCCGCGGTGACGTCGTGTCAATTTTGTCCAATAAGAACCCCGGCGACCCGCAGGGCAATTTCACCGTGTTTGCCCCCACCAACGCGGGCTTTGGCCGACTGGGCCTGAACTCGGCTTCCGACCTACTGACCTTGCAGCAGCCGTTTCTGCGCAGCACGCTGCTGTACCACGTAACCGGCGGCACGCTCAGCAGCGCCGACCTACGGGCCGGTGTTGTTTCGCCGTCGGCGCTGGGGCCGAACCGCCGGATTATCAGCCGCGGCGGCAGCCTCTACGTCAACGGTTCGCGCATTGTGGCCACTGACGTGCGCGCCTCCAACGGCACCGTTCACGCCGTGGATAAAGTGCTGCTGGCCACCGGCGCCGACATTGTGCAGTCGGCCGTGGCGCTGAAGGATGCGCAGGTGTTTACCCGGCCCGAGCTGAGCTTCTTGGTGGAAGCCGTGCTGTACTGCAATCTGGCTGGTGCTCTGTCGGCCACGCCCGGCAGCGCGCCGCTCACCGTCTTTGCCCCCACCGACCAGGCGTTCAAAGACCTGGGCGTGGCGCTGAACGTGCCCTTGAACGTGCCGGCTGATATCCGCAAGCTCCCACAGGCCACCGTGACGGCCGTGCTGCTCAACCACGTAGTACCCGGCGGCCAGTTCACGCCCGAGCTGCCCGAAAACAGCAGCGTCACTACGGCCGGTGGCGGCCGCCTGGCGCTGGGCGCCTTCAGCAACGGCACGCTTTCGGTGAAAGGCGCCAACAATGCCACGCCAGCCACCATGGTCATTCCGGATGTGCAGTGCACGAACGGCGTGGTGCACGTCATCGACCGGGTTTTGCTGCCGTAA
- a CDS encoding alpha/beta fold hydrolase → MKKLVFGSTWVGFVLLLFLLLLIGANARGQAPAAVRHSLEGQWRGALTVPGGSLPLAITVTELADGNRFAVLDVPMQRVNREPMTVTPRGDTLLFEAEQAGCRFVGRRSADGQQLLGVWQQPGYSTPLTLLFVPPAVPQAPKAFKFPPPYRVEEVTVPNDTDHLQLAGTLTVPAGEGPFPAVVLLSDQDSQNRDAQYGDFALFGNLADYLTRRGVAVLRLDDRGVGKSGGDSATATVAARLHDAQAALSFLRTRPLIDVAHLGLIGHGQGGNVALLAAAQPLPPNFTVSLAAAGLSGTDLLSEQRPSLLLRAGAADTALLSLARRQDVARQQAQVQADKMRASGSNSAQVATFLEQQRLRQKVEDKKRMDAQRKRRRTMLDIIANSPDASQAQAIVANMVRQDQPGLPPEAVQAAVARLTSPWYRDYVKLDPRPELGKARGAVLLLHGTADDMAEAQTNLELLGKALKGNARVTTQKIEGANHLFQAPTTEWPLINGQPRPVVSTATLEAMHTWIMARAKE, encoded by the coding sequence ATGAAAAAGTTGGTTTTCGGCTCTACGTGGGTCGGATTTGTGCTGCTCTTGTTTTTGCTCCTGTTGATTGGGGCCAATGCCCGGGGCCAAGCTCCGGCTGCCGTCCGTCATTCACTGGAAGGCCAGTGGAGAGGGGCGCTGACGGTGCCCGGCGGCAGCCTGCCGCTGGCCATCACCGTTACGGAACTGGCCGATGGCAACCGGTTTGCCGTACTCGATGTGCCCATGCAGCGCGTCAACCGGGAGCCGATGACCGTGACGCCGCGCGGCGATACGCTGCTGTTTGAGGCCGAGCAGGCCGGCTGCCGCTTTGTGGGCCGCCGCTCCGCCGATGGCCAGCAGCTGCTGGGCGTGTGGCAGCAGCCCGGCTACTCCACGCCGCTCACGCTGCTGTTTGTGCCGCCAGCCGTGCCGCAGGCTCCCAAAGCCTTCAAGTTCCCGCCGCCCTACCGCGTAGAGGAAGTAACGGTGCCCAACGATACCGACCACCTGCAGCTGGCCGGTACCCTGACCGTGCCGGCCGGCGAGGGGCCGTTTCCGGCCGTGGTGCTGCTCTCCGACCAGGACAGCCAGAACCGCGACGCGCAATACGGTGACTTCGCCCTGTTTGGCAACTTGGCCGACTACCTCACCCGCCGCGGCGTGGCCGTGCTCCGCCTCGACGACCGGGGCGTCGGCAAATCGGGCGGCGACTCGGCTACGGCTACCGTGGCCGCCCGCCTCCACGACGCCCAGGCAGCCCTGAGCTTTCTGCGCACCCGACCCCTGATTGACGTGGCCCATCTGGGCCTGATCGGGCACGGGCAGGGCGGCAACGTGGCCCTGCTGGCGGCAGCGCAACCATTGCCTCCCAACTTCACGGTGTCGCTGGCCGCTGCCGGCCTATCCGGCACCGACCTGCTCTCGGAGCAGCGCCCGTCGCTGCTGCTGCGGGCCGGCGCCGCCGATACGGCCCTGCTGAGCTTGGCCCGCCGCCAGGATGTGGCCCGCCAGCAGGCCCAGGTTCAGGCTGATAAGATGCGGGCTTCGGGCTCCAACTCGGCGCAGGTGGCCACGTTTCTGGAGCAGCAACGCCTGCGCCAGAAAGTAGAGGACAAGAAGCGTATGGATGCCCAGCGCAAGCGCCGTCGTACTATGCTCGACATCATCGCCAACAGCCCCGACGCCTCCCAGGCTCAGGCCATCGTGGCGAACATGGTGCGGCAGGACCAGCCCGGCCTACCCCCGGAAGCCGTGCAGGCCGCCGTGGCCCGCCTCACCTCGCCCTGGTACCGCGACTACGTGAAGCTGGACCCGCGCCCGGAGCTGGGCAAAGCCCGGGGCGCCGTGCTGCTGCTGCACGGCACCGCCGACGACATGGCCGAGGCCCAGACTAACTTGGAGCTGCTCGGCAAGGCTCTGAAAGGCAATGCCCGCGTAACCACTCAGAAAATCGAGGGGGCCAACCACCTCTTCCAGGCCCCCACCACCGAGTGGCCGCTGATCAACGGCCAGCCCCGTCCGGTGGTGTCCACAGCTACCCTCGAAGCCATGCACACCTGGATTATGGCCCGCGCGAAAGAGTAA